Proteins encoded in a region of the Bacillus sp. T3 genome:
- the cobT gene encoding nicotinate-nucleotide--dimethylbenzimidazole phosphoribosyltransferase, translated as MIDLITAIKPVNKEKGTEVAAYIDTLTKPPGSLGVLEEIAIQLGEITGEDFPTVTPPAVIVFAADHGIVKEGVSAFPQEVTAQMVYNFLNGGAGINVFSRQIGAKFEIVDVGVASDLNAEDVIVKKVRYGTGNFMVEDAMTRAEAEQALQVGYERAQKMFEQGAKCLIVGEMGIGNTTPSSAILAVLSGRDITELVGSGTGLDSDQVKHKQSVIKQAIEARQPDRNDAIDVLAKVGGLEIAAMTGAMLAAAANRIPILLDGFICTVSGLLAAAINPHACGYMIVGHRSVEIGHNVAINMLGKKPLLDLGFRLGEGTGAAVAFPILQSAVLMVKEMATFSSAGISGKE; from the coding sequence ATGATAGATCTAATAACAGCAATTAAACCAGTCAACAAAGAAAAAGGCACAGAGGTCGCCGCGTATATTGATACATTAACAAAGCCACCTGGCAGCCTTGGAGTATTAGAAGAAATCGCGATTCAATTAGGGGAAATTACCGGAGAGGATTTTCCAACAGTTACACCGCCAGCGGTGATTGTATTTGCTGCTGATCATGGCATTGTTAAGGAAGGTGTATCAGCATTTCCGCAAGAAGTAACAGCACAAATGGTGTACAACTTTCTGAATGGGGGCGCTGGGATTAATGTATTTAGCCGCCAAATTGGAGCGAAGTTTGAAATTGTCGATGTCGGTGTTGCATCAGATTTGAATGCTGAAGACGTTATAGTAAAAAAAGTGCGCTACGGAACTGGGAATTTCATGGTTGAGGATGCAATGACTCGCGCAGAAGCAGAACAAGCACTTCAAGTGGGCTATGAACGTGCGCAAAAAATGTTCGAACAAGGAGCTAAATGCTTAATTGTTGGTGAAATGGGGATTGGCAACACGACGCCAAGTAGTGCGATCTTAGCGGTGTTAAGTGGTCGTGACATTACAGAGCTAGTTGGAAGTGGCACGGGACTTGATTCAGACCAAGTCAAACATAAACAATCCGTCATCAAGCAGGCAATCGAGGCACGTCAGCCAGACCGCAATGATGCGATTGACGTATTAGCAAAGGTTGGTGGTTTGGAAATTGCCGCCATGACCGGGGCGATGCTAGCTGCTGCTGCAAATCGGATCCCAATTTTATTAGACGGCTTTATTTGTACGGTATCTGGGTTATTGGCTGCTGCCATCAATCCGCATGCGTGCGGTTATATGATTGTTGGCCATCGTTCTGTTGAAATTGGTCATAACGTAGCGATAAATATGCTTGGGAAAAAGCCTTTGCTTGATTTAGGCTTTCGTTTGGGTGAAGGAACAGGAGCGGCTGTAGCCTTTCCAATTTTACAATCCGCAGTTTTAATGGTGAAAGAGATGGCAACCTTCTCTTCTGCTGGAATATCAGGGAAAGAATAA
- the cobM gene encoding precorrin-4 C(11)-methyltransferase has product MKLYIIGAGAGDPDLITVKGLKLLQEADVVLYADSLVSEELVRKAKPSAEILKTAGMHLEEMVGIMVEKIQQGQKVVRVHTGDPAMYGAIMEQIALVKKAGIAVEIIPGVSSVFASAAAAEAELTIPDLTQTVILTRAEGRTPVPELEKLRDLATHQCTIALFLSATLTKKVVKELIEAGWSEETPVVVVYKATWPDQKIIRTSVKNLDEDLRKNGIRSQAMILAGWALDENIHNKDYRSKLYDKHFTHGYRRKVDVK; this is encoded by the coding sequence ATGAAGTTATACATAATAGGGGCAGGAGCTGGCGACCCGGATTTGATTACGGTGAAGGGCTTAAAGCTGTTGCAGGAGGCGGACGTCGTCTTATATGCCGATTCGCTAGTTAGTGAAGAGCTGGTACGAAAAGCCAAGCCATCAGCTGAAATCTTGAAAACAGCCGGGATGCATTTGGAAGAAATGGTTGGAATTATGGTTGAAAAAATCCAACAAGGGCAGAAGGTTGTTCGCGTTCATACGGGCGATCCGGCGATGTATGGGGCGATTATGGAGCAAATCGCACTTGTTAAAAAAGCCGGAATCGCGGTTGAAATTATTCCAGGTGTTAGCTCAGTGTTTGCATCTGCAGCCGCTGCGGAAGCTGAATTGACGATTCCTGATTTGACGCAAACAGTTATATTGACACGTGCTGAGGGGCGGACGCCTGTTCCAGAACTGGAAAAGCTTCGCGATTTAGCCACTCATCAATGTACGATCGCCTTATTCTTAAGTGCAACTTTAACGAAAAAGGTAGTGAAGGAGTTAATTGAAGCTGGCTGGAGTGAAGAGACACCGGTAGTGGTTGTGTATAAAGCGACGTGGCCGGACCAGAAAATCATTCGGACGTCCGTTAAAAATCTAGATGAAGATTTGCGTAAGAATGGCATTCGCAGTCAAGCGATGATACTCGCCGGCTGGGCACTTGATGAGAATATTCATAATAAGGACTATCGTTCAAAGCTATATGATAAACATTTTACCCATGGCTACCGCCGAAAGGTCGATGTGAAATGA
- the cobD gene encoding threonine-phosphate decarboxylase CobD, whose translation MAWIEKYGHGGDMLTAQKQFGLDSTPLLDYSANINPLGPPPRVMEALRNELEKIVHYPDPAQRKLKEKLATRFGLAPDQLIIGNGAAECMALIILALEPKTVGVIYPCFSEYEKLATAFGASIKACYGNEEYHFKPDLTDLFSLFKEVDLVFIGHPNNPTGVIYTEEELIAIAIEAEATNTYLVIDEAFIDFLPKNTQVTLLPQLQRYKKLIIVRSMTKFYAIPGLRLGYAVSKPDIIARLQEKQVTWSVNQLALMAGEICLDELEYEEQTIALIEEQRNSIKRLIEKHLGWFVYPGQANFLLVRLPSPLKVEELQWAMGQKGIMIRSCAMYPGLTEQDFRIAVRTKQENDQLLACLLEVVKERKWETWR comes from the coding sequence ATGGCATGGATTGAAAAATATGGCCATGGCGGTGACATGCTGACAGCACAAAAGCAATTTGGACTCGATTCAACGCCACTGTTAGATTATAGTGCAAATATTAACCCGCTAGGGCCTCCGCCTCGTGTGATGGAGGCTCTTCGCAACGAGCTTGAAAAAATTGTTCATTATCCAGACCCGGCTCAACGCAAACTAAAGGAAAAACTGGCGACAAGGTTTGGACTCGCGCCAGATCAACTTATAATTGGCAATGGGGCGGCCGAATGTATGGCGCTGATTATTTTAGCGCTAGAGCCAAAAACGGTTGGTGTTATCTACCCATGTTTCTCAGAATATGAGAAACTGGCAACAGCTTTTGGAGCTAGTATCAAAGCTTGTTATGGCAATGAAGAGTACCATTTTAAACCGGACCTTACCGATTTATTTTCCTTATTTAAAGAGGTTGATCTTGTATTTATCGGTCATCCAAACAATCCAACGGGTGTGATTTATACCGAAGAAGAGCTAATAGCAATTGCCATAGAAGCTGAAGCAACCAACACCTATCTCGTAATCGATGAAGCATTTATTGACTTTCTTCCGAAAAATACACAAGTGACGTTGCTCCCGCAGCTTCAACGATACAAGAAGTTAATCATCGTTCGTTCGATGACGAAATTTTATGCGATACCAGGGCTGCGACTTGGTTATGCCGTTTCAAAGCCGGACATAATCGCTAGATTACAAGAAAAGCAAGTAACCTGGAGCGTGAATCAGCTAGCGCTAATGGCTGGTGAAATATGTTTAGATGAGCTAGAGTATGAGGAGCAAACGATTGCCTTAATTGAAGAACAACGTAATTCAATCAAACGTTTGATTGAAAAACATTTAGGCTGGTTTGTTTATCCTGGACAAGCCAATTTTTTATTGGTGCGACTCCCAAGCCCGCTAAAAGTGGAAGAGCTTCAATGGGCTATGGGGCAAAAGGGAATTATGATTCGCTCCTGTGCGATGTATCCGGGCTTAACGGAGCAAGACTTCCGAATTGCCGTCCGCACTAAGCAGGAGAATGACCAACTTCTAGCTTGCTTGTTGGAAGTTGTAAAAGAGAGGAAATGGGAAACATGGCGTTAA
- the cobA gene encoding uroporphyrinogen-III C-methyltransferase — protein sequence MTKGKVFLVGAGPGDPKLITVYGMECIQKADVVLYDRLVNEQLLSYAKQDAELIFVGKLPGKHEVIQDKIHELLIEHAQAGKIVTRLKGGDPCVFGRVGEEAEVLVRQGIPYEIVPGITSGIAAPAYAGILVTHRDFASTFAVVTGHNRADKNEDNINWHALATGIDTIAFYMGIGNLHYICEQLISHGKNQETPVAIIQWGTTHRQKTVTGTLATIEKVAAAAEIKHPAIILVGEVVSLREKLAWFEGELAGEAVAK from the coding sequence ATGACGAAGGGGAAGGTTTTTTTAGTTGGAGCAGGTCCTGGTGATCCGAAGCTCATCACGGTTTACGGGATGGAATGCATTCAAAAAGCGGATGTGGTTCTTTATGACCGACTTGTAAATGAACAATTATTATCGTATGCGAAACAGGATGCAGAGCTGATATTTGTCGGTAAGCTCCCAGGTAAGCATGAGGTGATTCAGGACAAAATTCATGAGCTGTTGATAGAGCATGCCCAGGCAGGCAAGATTGTTACTCGCTTAAAAGGCGGGGATCCTTGCGTTTTTGGTCGGGTTGGTGAAGAAGCCGAAGTGTTGGTGAGGCAAGGAATTCCATATGAAATCGTTCCGGGGATTACATCGGGGATTGCTGCACCTGCATATGCCGGAATTCTGGTGACACATCGCGATTTCGCATCTACCTTTGCGGTAGTCACTGGCCATAACCGTGCTGATAAAAATGAAGATAATATCAACTGGCACGCCCTCGCAACGGGGATAGATACGATTGCTTTTTATATGGGAATTGGCAATCTTCATTATATTTGCGAGCAGCTTATATCTCATGGGAAAAATCAAGAAACCCCAGTCGCGATCATTCAGTGGGGCACGACACATCGCCAGAAGACCGTAACAGGTACGTTAGCGACAATTGAAAAAGTTGCAGCGGCAGCAGAAATCAAACATCCAGCAATTATTCTGGTTGGAGAGGTTGTTTCGTTACGCGAAAAGCTTGCGTGGTTTGAAGGCGAATTAGCAGGCGAAGCTGTGGCTAAGTAA
- the cobO gene encoding cob(I)yrinic acid a,c-diamide adenosyltransferase, translated as MSEKQQQGLVLVYTGNGKGKTTAALGIAIRATGRNQRVLMIQFIKSPDRSTGEKMMFEKMGIEMHQVGIGFTWTKTPEEHREALRKAWEFTKEKVQSGAYDVVILDELNNALAINSFPIEDVLPIQEVLELIHHRHPSMHLVITGRSAKQEILDAADLVTEMKEIKHYYQDGVPAVKGIEY; from the coding sequence TTGAGTGAAAAGCAGCAGCAAGGTCTCGTGTTAGTTTATACGGGCAATGGAAAAGGGAAAACGACCGCGGCACTGGGAATTGCGATCCGCGCAACAGGTCGCAACCAGCGAGTGCTGATGATTCAATTCATCAAATCACCTGATCGCAGCACCGGCGAAAAAATGATGTTTGAAAAAATGGGTATCGAAATGCATCAGGTCGGGATTGGGTTTACATGGACAAAAACACCTGAAGAACATCGTGAGGCGCTAAGAAAAGCGTGGGAGTTCACTAAGGAAAAGGTTCAATCTGGCGCATACGATGTTGTTATTTTAGATGAATTAAACAATGCTTTGGCGATTAACAGCTTTCCAATTGAGGATGTGCTGCCAATACAAGAGGTTCTCGAGCTCATCCACCATCGTCATCCAAGTATGCATCTAGTGATTACCGGCCGCAGTGCCAAACAGGAAATTCTTGATGCAGCCGATTTAGTAACGGAAATGAAGGAAATTAAGCATTATTATCAGGACGGCGTTCCAGCAGTGAAAGGAATTGAATACTAA
- a CDS encoding cobyric acid synthase: MSKALPIMFQGTHSDAGKSVIVTAFCRIFAQDGYKTVPFKSQNMALNSYITVDGKEIGRAQGVQAEAAGVQATTDMNPILLKPNRGNQAQIVLHGKPFKNMEAGAYRRDFFPTGLKLIGEALERLTDENERMVIEGAGSPAEVNLNDRELVNMRVARLANAPVILIGDIEKGGVFASLVGTLQLMEPEDRDRVIGVIINKFRGDIKLLQSGLDWFEEYTGKPVLGVIPYLPNLNIDAEDSVILNQYSSVQNQDKEIDIAVIQYPKISNFTDVDPFFVEPDCHVRFITGAEQLKEPDLIILPGSKNTIDDFRFLQDSGLAEKIIHLHNKKQTKVFGICGGYQMLGQSIADPYGVESLEQYSEGLGLLPVATTITQEKTTVLSEGELSFCGKILNVQGYEIHMGSSILAEDAKSLIITETGTDGCKNKEETVIGTYFHGVFHNDELRTMLINHIREEKGLDPLFNRVSFNQMREEAFDRLADHVRAHVKLDFIEEKMLEFGQRRLVK, from the coding sequence ATGTCTAAGGCTCTTCCGATTATGTTTCAGGGCACCCATTCTGATGCCGGAAAAAGTGTAATTGTCACCGCCTTCTGCCGTATCTTTGCTCAGGATGGCTATAAAACCGTTCCGTTTAAGTCGCAAAACATGGCATTAAACTCCTATATTACCGTCGATGGAAAGGAAATCGGTCGGGCGCAGGGGGTGCAGGCAGAAGCAGCTGGTGTGCAAGCGACGACAGACATGAATCCAATTTTATTAAAGCCAAACCGTGGCAATCAGGCGCAAATTGTTCTTCATGGCAAGCCGTTTAAAAATATGGAAGCAGGAGCGTATCGTCGGGATTTTTTTCCTACCGGGTTAAAATTAATTGGTGAGGCGCTTGAGCGATTGACTGATGAGAATGAGCGAATGGTGATTGAGGGAGCGGGCAGTCCGGCTGAAGTGAACTTAAATGATCGCGAGCTCGTTAATATGCGAGTCGCGCGACTTGCCAATGCGCCTGTCATTCTAATCGGTGATATTGAAAAAGGTGGGGTATTTGCTAGTTTAGTTGGCACCTTGCAGCTGATGGAGCCAGAGGATCGCGACCGAGTCATTGGTGTAATCATTAATAAATTTCGTGGTGACATTAAGTTGCTACAGTCAGGTCTTGACTGGTTTGAAGAATATACTGGCAAGCCTGTACTAGGGGTTATTCCATATTTACCTAACCTAAATATCGATGCAGAGGATTCAGTGATATTAAACCAATACAGCTCGGTGCAAAATCAGGACAAAGAAATTGATATTGCTGTAATTCAATATCCTAAGATATCGAATTTCACTGATGTCGATCCATTTTTTGTAGAGCCTGATTGCCATGTCCGCTTTATTACAGGGGCTGAGCAGCTAAAGGAACCCGATTTGATTATTTTACCGGGAAGTAAAAATACAATTGACGATTTTCGGTTTTTACAGGATAGCGGTCTAGCCGAAAAAATTATTCATTTACATAATAAGAAGCAAACGAAGGTTTTCGGAATTTGTGGCGGTTATCAAATGCTGGGACAATCGATTGCAGATCCATATGGTGTCGAATCCCTCGAACAATATTCGGAGGGGCTTGGTCTATTACCAGTTGCAACGACAATCACGCAGGAAAAAACAACGGTTCTTTCTGAGGGTGAATTATCCTTTTGTGGTAAAATATTGAATGTACAAGGTTACGAGATTCATATGGGCAGCTCGATTCTTGCTGAAGACGCCAAATCCCTAATCATAACGGAAACCGGAACGGATGGCTGTAAAAATAAAGAAGAAACGGTCATTGGAACTTATTTTCACGGGGTTTTTCATAATGATGAGCTTCGCACGATGCTTATCAACCACATTCGCGAGGAGAAAGGGTTAGACCCGCTCTTCAATCGTGTGTCCTTCAATCAAATGCGCGAGGAAGCGTTTGATCGTCTGGCTGACCACGTAAGGGCCCACGTTAAGCTAGATTTTATCGAAGAAAAAATGCTAGAGTTTGGGCAAAGGAGATTAGTAAAATGA
- the cobI gene encoding precorrin-2 C(20)-methyltransferase, with the protein MLGTLYGLGVGPGDPELITVKAFRKLKEAAVIAYPKKQRGSKSYAQKIIDCYFQPHEKELIGLVFPMTKDQEVLDKRWNETVESVWEKLQEGKDVAFVTEGDPMLYSTFIHMMRLMQERYPEVPIEVVPGISSINGAAARLGLPLADGDEKVAIVPAQADAETMKKVIQDHDCIIFIKVAKVIDSMLGLLKELDLLEKASVVTKVTSDEEIIWKASELEGVDLEYLSLMVVRK; encoded by the coding sequence ATGCTAGGAACATTATATGGTCTCGGGGTCGGTCCTGGTGACCCAGAATTAATTACGGTCAAAGCGTTTCGAAAATTAAAGGAAGCTGCGGTCATTGCTTATCCGAAAAAACAGCGCGGCAGTAAAAGCTATGCGCAAAAAATCATTGATTGTTACTTTCAGCCTCACGAAAAAGAACTAATTGGTCTCGTCTTTCCAATGACGAAAGACCAAGAGGTTTTGGATAAAAGATGGAATGAAACAGTTGAGAGTGTGTGGGAAAAGCTTCAAGAGGGGAAGGACGTCGCTTTTGTGACAGAAGGAGATCCAATGCTTTATAGCACCTTCATTCATATGATGCGTTTAATGCAGGAGCGTTATCCAGAGGTACCGATTGAGGTCGTACCTGGAATTTCTTCTATTAATGGTGCTGCGGCAAGATTAGGGCTGCCGCTTGCGGATGGCGATGAGAAAGTTGCGATTGTACCGGCACAGGCCGATGCTGAGACGATGAAAAAAGTAATACAAGACCATGACTGCATTATTTTTATCAAAGTAGCAAAGGTCATTGATTCGATGCTTGGGTTATTAAAAGAGCTTGATTTACTTGAGAAGGCTTCGGTTGTGACGAAGGTTACTTCTGATGAGGAGATCATTTGGAAGGCGTCGGAGCTTGAGGGTGTAGATTTGGAATATTTATCATTAATGGTGGTGAGAAAATAA
- a CDS encoding cobalt-precorrin 5A hydrolase produces MISLEENVIPAISVREHSDYAVVAITKHGVELARNLGHTFGNADIFYMSKHAKGDEEVRGIQTFEGSVRLLFPALFPAYRGLIIIVSLGAVVRMIAPLLKDKKSDPAVVVIDDKGEHVISVLSGHLGGANELTHEVAAALGAHPVITTASDVQQTIPVDLFGKRFGWVWESAENLTPVSAAVVNEEPVAIVQESGEKQWWDYQRALPDHFTVYSTVGAALAVASHSAALVITHRILQGAELDILNNGVLYRPKVLALGIGCNRGTAAAEIESVIDETLAELNFSKKSVKAICTIDLKKDEQGLLEVVDKHGWEFVYYSPEQLNTITCQEPSATVFKYTGAYGVSEPAALLYSGADQLELVKKKSGNVTISVGVIPFLG; encoded by the coding sequence ATGATTTCCTTAGAGGAGAATGTGATTCCGGCGATTTCCGTTCGTGAACATAGTGATTATGCCGTTGTTGCGATTACGAAGCATGGTGTGGAGCTTGCACGAAATCTGGGACACACATTTGGGAATGCTGATATTTTTTATATGTCCAAGCATGCCAAGGGTGATGAAGAAGTGCGTGGGATTCAGACGTTTGAAGGAAGTGTTCGCCTCCTTTTCCCTGCGCTGTTTCCTGCGTATCGTGGTCTAATCATTATCGTTTCGCTTGGCGCAGTCGTGAGGATGATTGCGCCGCTGTTAAAGGATAAGAAGTCCGACCCAGCGGTGGTCGTCATTGATGACAAAGGTGAGCATGTCATCAGTGTGTTATCGGGCCATCTTGGTGGGGCAAATGAATTGACCCATGAGGTGGCGGCTGCTTTAGGGGCACATCCAGTAATCACGACGGCTTCTGATGTGCAGCAAACGATTCCCGTAGATTTATTTGGGAAACGATTCGGTTGGGTTTGGGAATCAGCGGAAAATCTAACGCCAGTAAGCGCTGCTGTTGTTAACGAAGAGCCGGTTGCGATTGTCCAGGAATCAGGGGAAAAGCAGTGGTGGGATTATCAGCGAGCGCTCCCAGACCATTTTACTGTCTATTCTACGGTTGGTGCTGCTTTAGCCGTTGCTTCACATTCTGCAGCCTTGGTGATTACGCATCGAATTCTGCAGGGTGCTGAATTGGACATTTTAAACAATGGCGTTTTATATCGTCCGAAGGTGCTGGCTTTAGGAATTGGCTGCAATCGTGGGACAGCAGCTGCAGAAATTGAATCGGTAATCGATGAAACGTTGGCTGAACTCAATTTTTCAAAGAAAAGTGTGAAAGCTATTTGCACAATCGATTTGAAAAAGGATGAGCAAGGATTGCTTGAAGTAGTTGATAAACACGGCTGGGAGTTTGTCTATTATTCTCCCGAACAATTAAATACTATAACGTGCCAGGAGCCATCGGCCACAGTGTTTAAATATACAGGAGCCTATGGTGTCAGCGAGCCAGCCGCTCTACTCTATAGCGGTGCTGATCAGTTAGAGCTGGTGAAGAAAAAATCGGGCAATGTGACGATTTCTGTTGGAGTGATCCCATTTTTGGGGTGA
- the cobU gene encoding bifunctional adenosylcobinamide kinase/adenosylcobinamide-phosphate guanylyltransferase, whose translation MALTYVTGGVRSGKSEYAEKLAIASNMSVLYVAFGVNTDAEMQSRIEKHQQRRPQDWGVVEQPYELVGSCEQYLDYEVVLVDCFSTWLTNKIIQIPEAELRNETYRLEILNEVQAWLAKIQLMHQQIIVVSSEVGLGGVAMSPLGRLFHDLLGECNQMIAHAADEAYAVLSGLPVRLKL comes from the coding sequence ATGGCGTTAACCTATGTAACAGGTGGGGTACGTTCTGGTAAAAGTGAGTATGCGGAAAAGCTGGCTATAGCTTCGAATATGTCTGTCCTGTATGTCGCATTTGGTGTGAATACGGATGCCGAAATGCAAAGCCGAATTGAGAAGCATCAACAGAGGCGCCCTCAGGATTGGGGTGTAGTCGAGCAGCCGTATGAACTCGTCGGCTCCTGTGAGCAGTATCTGGATTACGAGGTTGTTTTGGTTGATTGCTTTTCAACGTGGCTGACAAATAAAATCATTCAAATTCCTGAAGCAGAGCTCCGTAATGAAACCTATCGATTAGAAATCTTAAATGAAGTTCAGGCATGGCTAGCAAAAATCCAGCTAATGCATCAACAGATCATCGTTGTTTCCAGTGAAGTTGGTTTAGGTGGAGTCGCCATGTCACCGCTCGGCAGACTGTTTCATGATCTGCTTGGAGAATGTAATCAAATGATAGCCCACGCAGCGGATGAAGCTTACGCGGTTCTATCTGGATTACCTGTGAGGTTAAAGTTATGA